Proteins from a single region of Nitrospirota bacterium:
- a CDS encoding MinD/ParA family protein, protein MKYMLSTEGTAKPMIDRESSYTHVITVTSGKGGVGKTNIVANLAVALSRAGKEVLVLDADLGLGNIDVLLGLVPRYTLEHVLAGSHHLSDIVIPGPAGIQVLPASSGLPQLTSLSDAQQLLLQSELEDVAKTVDVLLIDTGAGISPNVTYFASAAQETVVVISPEPTSLTDAYALIKVLWRQHRERRFKVLVNMVKSQRDATQTFRKLDAAADRFLHINLEYMGYIPFDDYLPMAVLQQKAVTECFPHSPASRAFVQLAGQIAEWPVPQLPKSTVQFLWRQLIHTA, encoded by the coding sequence ATGAAGTATATGCTGAGCACAGAGGGCACCGCGAAACCGATGATCGACCGTGAAAGTTCATACACCCATGTGATTACGGTGACGAGTGGAAAGGGTGGGGTCGGGAAGACCAATATTGTGGCAAATCTTGCCGTGGCCTTGTCGCGAGCCGGCAAAGAAGTCCTAGTGCTGGATGCCGATTTAGGATTGGGTAATATCGATGTGCTTTTGGGGCTGGTGCCCCGCTATACGTTGGAACATGTGCTGGCCGGTTCCCACCACTTGTCCGATATCGTCATTCCCGGTCCCGCCGGCATCCAGGTGCTGCCGGCCAGCTCCGGCCTGCCGCAACTCACATCCTTAAGCGACGCGCAGCAACTGCTGCTGCAAAGCGAGCTGGAAGATGTGGCGAAAACGGTGGACGTGCTGTTGATCGATACCGGCGCAGGGATTTCTCCCAATGTGACCTATTTTGCCTCTGCGGCGCAGGAAACGGTCGTCGTCATTTCGCCGGAACCGACCTCCCTGACCGACGCCTATGCGCTCATCAAAGTTCTGTGGCGGCAGCATCGGGAACGCCGATTTAAAGTGTTGGTCAACATGGTGAAGAGTCAGCGCGACGCGACACAGACATTCCGGAAGCTCGATGCGGCCGCGGATCGTTTCCTGCATATCAATTTGGAGTACATGGGGTATATCCCGTTCGATGATTATCTGCCGATGGCGGTGCTTCAGCAGAAGGCGGTGACGGAATGCTTTCCTCATTCGCCCGCCAGCCGAGCGTTCGTCCAGCTTGCAGGGCAGATTGCTGAATGGCCTGTGCCTCAACTTCCGAAGAGTACCGTGCAGTTCTTGTGGCGCCAATTGATCCACACGGCCTAG
- a CDS encoding FliA/WhiG family RNA polymerase sigma factor — protein MMNNIATQPSPAVGPALEAQRERIIKEFAHIVKAMAHRLAFRLPAYMDAEDLVSVGVIGLMDAMDKYDPTREAKFKTYAEFRIRGAMLDEIRSMDWIPRSVHERVSLLQRTHTELMNRLGRPPTDEEVAAELKMTQAELDEFLSRARGAVLVSLDDIQVNEPNGQKILTMLADTHQPDALATILGERERTAVTNAIQQLPEKERLVLTLYYYEELTMKEIGRILKVTESRVCQIHTKAVLHLKGSLHVLQ, from the coding sequence ATGATGAACAATATTGCGACACAACCAAGCCCAGCGGTCGGCCCCGCGCTCGAAGCGCAACGCGAACGGATCATTAAAGAGTTCGCGCATATCGTGAAAGCGATGGCCCATCGTCTGGCCTTCCGGCTGCCTGCCTATATGGATGCGGAAGACCTCGTGTCGGTCGGCGTCATTGGATTGATGGATGCGATGGACAAGTATGATCCCACTCGGGAGGCTAAGTTTAAAACCTATGCCGAGTTTCGCATTCGGGGGGCCATGCTGGATGAAATTCGTTCCATGGACTGGATCCCTCGCTCGGTGCATGAGCGGGTCTCGTTGTTACAACGCACGCATACCGAGTTGATGAACAGGCTTGGCCGGCCCCCGACGGATGAGGAAGTGGCGGCAGAATTAAAGATGACGCAAGCTGAACTCGACGAGTTTCTCTCGCGTGCTCGTGGCGCTGTCCTGGTGAGCCTGGACGACATTCAGGTCAACGAGCCGAACGGGCAGAAGATCCTCACGATGCTCGCCGACACGCACCAACCCGATGCCCTCGCGACGATTCTCGGTGAGCGGGAGCGGACGGCGGTGACGAATGCGATTCAGCAATTGCCGGAGAAGGAACGTCTCGTGCTCACGCTGTACTACTACGAAGAATTGACGATGAAGGAAATCGGCCGCATTCTAAAAGTCACGGAATCTCGCGTCTGTCAGATCCATACCAAAGCGGTCTTGCACCTCAAGGGAAGCCTGCACGTGCTGCAATGA
- a CDS encoding GGDEF domain-containing protein encodes MTHELAYIGSFSTAVNAMMSGAGDATMALSPLPSLIGLCLLCLLIVGGLWFRGLRPHGFRRSASRDRGPEVAAYDYVTGLPTRRLFETLLEQAVGRAAKTGRPLTVLVVELEHFRMVAESQGQANSNVLVRVQAARVKGVLRSMDTVARLTPDQFAVIADNLTSHQEVSGIVEKLQATVGLPLTLDGHELFLTCRIGIARYPDDATGQEGLIAQALQAVKHAKSHGQAVRFSSPETHANAHEPAQAATSFADLLP; translated from the coding sequence ATGACACATGAACTTGCATACATTGGATCTTTCTCTACGGCCGTGAATGCCATGATGTCAGGCGCGGGTGATGCCACGATGGCGCTGTCTCCTCTTCCAAGTCTCATCGGGCTCTGCCTGCTCTGTCTCCTGATCGTTGGAGGCCTGTGGTTCAGGGGGCTGCGGCCGCATGGATTTCGCCGAAGCGCGTCTAGGGACCGGGGCCCTGAGGTGGCGGCCTATGATTACGTGACAGGGCTACCCACCAGGCGATTATTCGAAACCTTACTCGAACAAGCGGTCGGGCGTGCTGCCAAAACCGGTCGCCCCCTCACGGTGCTCGTGGTGGAGCTGGAACATTTCCGGATGGTGGCAGAGAGTCAAGGCCAGGCCAATAGTAATGTGCTCGTGCGGGTGCAGGCTGCGAGGGTCAAGGGTGTGCTGCGCTCGATGGACACGGTTGCACGGCTGACGCCGGATCAATTCGCTGTGATCGCCGACAACCTCACGTCCCATCAAGAGGTTTCAGGGATTGTGGAGAAACTGCAGGCGACGGTCGGGTTACCGCTCACCTTGGACGGCCATGAGTTGTTCCTGACGTGCCGCATCGGCATCGCACGGTATCCGGATGATGCGACGGGACAGGAGGGCTTGATCGCACAGGCCCTGCAGGCCGTGAAGCATGCCAAGTCCCATGGGCAGGCCGTACGGTTTTCGTCGCCAGAGACCCATGCAAACGCTCATGAGCCTGCGCAAGCCGCGACCTCGTTCGCCGATCTTCTCCCGTAA
- a CDS encoding flagellar hook-basal body protein, producing MNRAIYPILSGAVAQERQMQVFANNMANVNTSGFKQDDQGFTSVMGRVQVSGSALANPAGFGQQVGVRPAGSAERVFVKTNAVHTSFEPGRIRITGNPLDMALTGKGFFEVKTPQGLRYTRDGMLSLDGQGRLVTNLGHPVMGTRGEIKVPSGSIQVTKEGAIHVDGKPVATIKVMEFPDDHMPEKHLDGFMDSGNGKVMKNPDIQGGHIEESNVSSIGEMVKMIQGMRNYESSQKLIQTIDRMAEIAIQDVGKVL from the coding sequence ATGAACCGAGCGATCTATCCCATTCTTTCCGGTGCCGTAGCACAAGAACGTCAGATGCAGGTGTTCGCCAATAATATGGCAAACGTCAATACGTCGGGATTCAAACAGGACGATCAGGGCTTTACCTCCGTCATGGGCAGGGTGCAGGTGTCCGGGTCGGCGTTGGCCAATCCGGCCGGGTTCGGCCAGCAAGTTGGTGTGCGGCCGGCTGGTTCAGCCGAGCGGGTATTTGTGAAGACCAATGCCGTGCATACCTCGTTTGAGCCCGGTCGGATCAGAATCACCGGTAATCCATTGGACATGGCGCTTACAGGAAAAGGGTTTTTCGAGGTGAAGACGCCTCAAGGGCTTCGCTATACCAGGGACGGTATGCTCTCTCTCGATGGACAGGGCCGGCTGGTGACCAATCTCGGGCATCCTGTGATGGGCACCAGAGGAGAAATCAAAGTGCCCTCGGGCAGCATTCAAGTCACGAAAGAGGGTGCGATCCATGTCGATGGCAAACCGGTCGCGACGATCAAGGTCATGGAGTTTCCTGACGACCATATGCCGGAGAAACATCTCGACGGATTTATGGATTCAGGAAACGGAAAAGTCATGAAGAACCCGGACATTCAAGGTGGGCATATCGAGGAGTCGAACGTCAGTTCGATCGGTGAGATGGTCAAGATGATCCAGGGTATGCGGAATTACGAATCGAGTCAAAAGCTGATTCAGACCATCGATCGCATGGCGGAAATCGCCATTCAAGACGTCGGGAAAGTGTTGTAA
- the flgG gene encoding flagellar basal-body rod protein FlgG, translating to MIRAMWTAATGMTAQQLNVDTIAHNLANVNTNAFKRSRAEFSDLMYQATRLPGTNASNIGVFPVGIQVGGGVRPVTVAKEWVQGNMRQTGNELDLAIDGAGFFQVQRSDGTIMYTRNGSFKRDNVGNLVTGDGDLLNPVITIPSGVLKLDIGQDGTVSVQLPGVTQASQIGQIQLTKFDNPSGLVAMGNNLFLDSFASGPPLQGTGGFSTGFGTVQQGFLESSNVNLAEEMVNMIIAQRSYEINSKTIQASDEMMSIANNLRR from the coding sequence ATGATTCGAGCCATGTGGACGGCAGCGACGGGAATGACCGCTCAGCAACTCAATGTGGATACGATCGCCCACAATCTGGCGAACGTCAATACCAATGCGTTCAAGCGTAGCCGGGCGGAGTTTTCAGACTTGATGTATCAAGCCACCCGGCTTCCTGGAACGAATGCCTCGAATATCGGAGTTTTCCCGGTCGGTATCCAGGTGGGCGGAGGCGTTCGTCCTGTCACTGTGGCCAAAGAATGGGTACAGGGCAACATGCGCCAGACCGGCAACGAGTTGGACCTTGCCATCGATGGGGCAGGATTTTTCCAGGTACAGCGTTCGGACGGCACGATCATGTATACCCGCAACGGGTCATTTAAACGGGACAACGTCGGAAATTTGGTGACGGGAGACGGAGATCTGCTCAATCCGGTCATCACCATTCCCTCCGGCGTCCTCAAGCTCGACATCGGCCAGGACGGGACCGTGTCGGTGCAGTTGCCCGGTGTGACGCAGGCCTCGCAGATCGGTCAGATCCAGCTCACCAAGTTCGATAACCCGTCTGGATTGGTGGCGATGGGAAACAATCTCTTTCTCGACAGCTTCGCGTCAGGCCCTCCACTCCAGGGAACTGGTGGATTCTCGACGGGATTCGGCACCGTGCAGCAGGGATTCCTGGAGAGCTCAAACGTCAACCTGGCGGAAGAAATGGTCAACATGATCATTGCGCAACGGAGCTATGAGATTAACTCGAAGACCATTCAGGCATCGGACGAAATGATGTCCATTGCGAACAACCTCAGACGGTAA
- the flgA gene encoding flagellar basal body P-ring formation chaperone FlgA, with protein sequence MTQRNLYMPFVLLIGILAGPCPANAASSDRVPIAMRVAQGPELRAIKLVPAPAPVLHQLHPNDIQRSILRFLEQEMAGQVRAVSATMVDPQESIDVPPGSMGLMITPHGLDEGLGRRTFHVQINANGRSWQTIDATADISASVDAVVPVRVIKAEDLIEAEDLTIQRIKLRELNHQLATNINDVIGKSAARALQANMPIRLTMIKKPYAVRKGDRVAIEAKHGGLSIQASGVTKSSGELGQSITVANLDSGKELRAKIVAPGVVRVEY encoded by the coding sequence ATGACGCAACGAAATCTGTATATGCCCTTCGTGCTGCTGATCGGTATCCTCGCCGGTCCCTGCCCTGCGAATGCGGCTTCTAGCGATCGAGTGCCCATAGCCATGCGGGTGGCGCAAGGGCCCGAACTCCGCGCGATCAAGCTGGTTCCTGCTCCGGCCCCGGTCCTGCACCAGCTGCACCCCAACGATATTCAGCGCAGCATTCTGCGTTTTCTCGAACAGGAGATGGCAGGGCAGGTGCGCGCGGTCTCTGCCACGATGGTGGACCCGCAGGAATCGATCGATGTGCCGCCCGGCAGTATGGGCCTGATGATTACTCCCCACGGGCTTGACGAGGGCCTCGGACGCCGGACCTTTCATGTCCAGATCAATGCGAACGGCAGGTCTTGGCAGACCATCGATGCCACGGCCGACATCAGCGCCTCCGTCGATGCCGTCGTACCGGTCAGGGTGATCAAAGCCGAGGATCTGATCGAAGCGGAAGACCTTACGATTCAACGCATCAAGCTGCGAGAGCTGAACCATCAGTTGGCGACTAACATCAATGATGTCATCGGGAAAAGCGCAGCACGCGCGCTGCAGGCCAACATGCCGATTCGCCTGACGATGATTAAGAAGCCGTATGCCGTTCGCAAAGGCGATCGTGTGGCGATTGAGGCTAAACATGGAGGGCTCTCGATTCAAGCGTCCGGCGTGACGAAGTCGAGCGGAGAGCTCGGCCAGTCCATTACGGTGGCGAACCTCGATTCAGGCAAAGAATTGCGCGCAAAGATCGTGGCGCCGGGAGTCGTACGCGTTGAGTATTAA
- a CDS encoding flagellar basal body L-ring protein FlgH — protein sequence MSINHWHRSIRLVLALSVALVNGGCYWHNSPNVAKKLTVAALPPPKTVGSLWQEENGRAYLYEDLRAMRVGDILTIKIVEKHAGSKSADTKAERESTLNNSLSGSGIGYIGIPGVRLGGETMRGLGVDASAKSKFGGKGATSRADTLTGTISTIVTEVLPNGDLRIEGKREVTVNSETQLMSISGIVRRVDVDTKNTVLSSAIADAKIEYSGLGVVDDVQRPGWLVRVLDWVYPF from the coding sequence TTGAGTATTAATCACTGGCATAGGTCGATCCGGCTGGTGCTGGCGCTGAGCGTTGCGCTCGTCAACGGCGGGTGCTACTGGCACAACTCGCCCAATGTCGCCAAGAAACTGACGGTGGCTGCGTTGCCTCCTCCTAAAACCGTCGGCTCGCTTTGGCAGGAGGAGAATGGGCGCGCGTACCTGTACGAAGACCTAAGGGCCATGAGGGTCGGCGATATTCTGACCATCAAGATTGTGGAGAAACATGCAGGGTCCAAGTCGGCCGACACGAAGGCGGAACGGGAATCGACCTTGAATAATTCGTTAAGTGGCAGCGGTATCGGGTACATCGGTATCCCCGGAGTCCGGCTCGGCGGTGAGACGATGCGGGGACTGGGGGTCGATGCCAGCGCCAAGAGCAAGTTTGGAGGGAAGGGCGCGACCAGCCGCGCCGATACCTTGACCGGGACGATTTCCACGATTGTGACCGAGGTCCTTCCGAACGGGGACCTCCGCATCGAAGGCAAGAGGGAAGTGACCGTCAACAGCGAGACGCAGCTGATGTCGATCAGCGGGATCGTCCGGCGCGTGGACGTCGATACGAAGAACACGGTGCTGTCGAGTGCCATCGCCGACGCGAAGATCGAATATTCCGGCCTGGGTGTCGTGGATGATGTGCAGCGGCCAGGCTGGCTGGTTCGGGTGTTGGATTGGGTCTATCCATTCTGA
- a CDS encoding flagellar basal body P-ring protein FlgI, which produces MMKRSIGASLLAALLVATPAWAVRIKDVGSFEGVRENQLIGYGLVVGLDRTGDQVIGGQFTIQAMMSMLNKMGVNLVIDPIQLLTRNIASVMVTAKLPPFAKPGLTIDVLVSSMANAKSLQGGTLLLTPLKAANQQVYAVAQGPVSIGGFLGGTGGGGGSTVTKNHQSAGMVPGGAIIEKEAVVDVESWETVSVLLRQPDFTTAIRTTEAIDGVFGKGSATAVNAGLVRATIPANFRGRVVEYIATIEGLDVAVDLSARVVVNERTGTVVLGEHVRISTCAISHGNLTISVKNTLNVSQPPAPLIGSTTAQATVTPDVQTEVKEQESRLVVVDETVTLGEVVRALNAVGVTPRDLVAILSALRSAGALQANLDII; this is translated from the coding sequence ATGATGAAACGCTCTATCGGTGCCTCACTGCTCGCTGCGCTGCTCGTGGCGACGCCGGCTTGGGCCGTCCGGATTAAAGACGTCGGTTCGTTTGAAGGTGTTCGTGAAAACCAGTTGATCGGGTACGGGCTCGTGGTCGGTCTGGATCGTACCGGCGATCAGGTCATCGGCGGTCAGTTTACCATTCAAGCCATGATGTCGATGTTGAATAAGATGGGTGTGAACCTCGTGATCGATCCGATCCAATTGCTGACGCGCAATATCGCGTCGGTCATGGTGACAGCCAAGCTGCCGCCTTTTGCCAAGCCAGGCTTGACGATTGACGTACTCGTGTCTTCGATGGCCAATGCGAAGAGCCTGCAAGGCGGCACGCTGTTGCTCACTCCGCTGAAAGCGGCGAACCAGCAAGTCTATGCCGTGGCGCAGGGGCCGGTGTCGATCGGAGGATTTTTAGGAGGGACGGGTGGCGGAGGCGGGTCGACCGTGACCAAGAACCATCAATCTGCCGGGATGGTGCCTGGTGGAGCCATCATCGAGAAGGAGGCGGTGGTCGACGTGGAATCGTGGGAAACCGTGTCGGTGCTCCTGCGTCAGCCTGATTTTACGACGGCGATTCGGACGACCGAGGCCATCGATGGCGTCTTCGGCAAGGGGAGTGCCACTGCCGTCAATGCCGGCCTGGTTCGGGCGACCATCCCGGCAAATTTTCGAGGACGAGTCGTGGAGTATATCGCCACGATCGAAGGGTTGGACGTCGCGGTTGATTTGTCGGCCCGAGTGGTGGTGAACGAACGAACCGGCACGGTGGTGCTTGGCGAGCATGTGCGGATCTCCACCTGTGCCATCTCCCACGGCAATCTCACGATCTCAGTGAAGAATACGCTCAATGTGTCGCAGCCTCCCGCTCCGTTGATTGGGTCCACGACCGCGCAGGCGACGGTGACCCCCGATGTTCAGACGGAAGTGAAAGAGCAGGAGTCTCGGTTGGTGGTGGTTGATGAGACCGTGACACTCGGAGAGGTCGTGCGGGCGTTG